A region of the Romboutsia hominis genome:
AAGGGCATGGCTGGGTAGCTATGTACGGAATGGATAAGCGCTGAAAGCATCTAAGCGCGAAGCCAACTTCAAGATAAGATTTCCCACCGTAAGGGTAAGACCCCAGGAAGACTACCTGGTTGATAGGTCGAAGGTGTAAGTGCAGTAATGTATTTAGCTTATCGATACTAATAGGTCGAGGACTTGACCAAAATCATTAACTAAATGATATACAGTTTTCAGAGTATTAACTCTAAAAGATAAAGATTATGTGGTTATTATAGCAAAGAGGATACACCTGTTCCCATACCGAACACAGAAGTTAAGCTCTTTAGCGCTGATGGTACTTGGGGGGCGACCCCCTGGGAGAGTAAGACGTAGCCACGTAATCTTTTTTTTATGTGAAAAAATAGTAATATTTATATTTTAAAGCATATAATAAAAAATAAGTCTTTATAAAAATCAATACTAAGCTATACAATATTTCCAAAATCATTTATTTAATGCAAATGCGATAAATTTGCTATATTAAATGATATCTAAACAAACGATTAGTTCAAAATATGCATCAATTCCAATAAATTTCTATATTAAAAATAAAAAAATTTAAATACTTAATAATATAATCTAAACCGCCTTAACTAAAGTTAGGTATTTTTTGTTATATAAGATAAAAGTTATTTATTTAAATGTATTTATATTATTTATTAAGGACTTCAAGTAAACGTATTTAAACATTAAATAACATAGTTTATAATCTTTAATATTAAAAGAAAAAGGGAGGGGATTAGGATTATGTTTAAAAAATTTAATAAAATCTTAGTTGCTAACAGGGGAGAAATAGCTATAAGGATATTTAGAGCCTGCTCTGAATTGGGAATAAAGAGCGTGGGGATATATAGTAAAGAAGATAAATATAGTTTGTTTAGAACAAAAGCAGATGAATCTTATTTAATAGGAGAAGATAAAGGTCCAATAGACGCATACCTAGATATAGATAGTATTATAGAATTAGCTAAGAAGAAAAATGTAGATGCAATTCATCCAGGATATGGTTTCTTATCTGAAAATCCAGAGTTCGTAAAGAAGTGTGAGAAAAATGGAATAACATTCATAGGTCCATCAGCAGATATAATGAATATGATGGGAGATAAAATAAATTCAAAACGAATAGCAAAAGAGGTGGATGTAGCTACTATACCAGGAATAGATGAACCAATCAAAGATGTTAAAAGAGCCAAAGAAATAGCTAAAGAAATAGGATATCCAATAATGCTTAAAGCTTCTAACGGCGGTGGCGGTAGAGGTATGAGGGTTGTTTATAACGAATCAGATTTAAGTATAGAATATGAAACAGCATGTAGTGAATCAAAAAAAGCTTTTGGTGAAGACATGATATTCATAGAAAAGTATATAGCTAATCCTAAACATATAGAGGTACAGATATTAGGGGATAAGTATGGAAATATAGTACATTTGTATGAAAGAGATTGTTCAGTACAAAGAAGACATCAAAAGATAATAGAATATTCACCAGCATTTTCTCTAGGCGATAAATTGAGAGAAAATATATGCAATGACGCAGTTAAAATAGCTAAGCATGTAGGATATATAAATGCAGGTACTTTAGAATTTTTAGTAGATGATAGTGGAGAATACTATTTTATAGAAATGAACCCAAGGGTTCAAGTAGAACATACGGTAACTGAAATGGTAACCGGTATTGATATAGTGCAAAGTCAGATATTAATTGCTCAAGGATATAGGTTGGATAGTGATGAGATAAATATAAAATCTCAAGAAGATGTAAAACTAAGAGGATATTCTATTCAATGTAGAATAACAACAGAAGACCCTAAAAATAGATTTATGCCAGATACAGGCAAAATACAAGTATATAGAACTGGCTCAGGATTTGGTATTAGACTAGATGGAGGTAATGGATTTGCAGGGGCAAATATAAGTCCATACTATGATAGTCTACTTGTAAAGACTATATCTTGGGATAGAACATTTAAAGGTGCAATAAATAAAACTATAAGATCTATCAAAGAATTTAGGGTTAGAGGTGTTAAAACTAATATAGGATTTTTGGTAAATGTATTGAATAATCCTATATTCGTAGAGGGAAAATGTAGCACCAGATTTATAGATATTAATCCAGAATTATTTGAGATAAGAGAAAGTAAAGATAGAGGTACAAAATTACTTCAATTTATAGGGAATACAGTAGTAAATGAAAATAAATGCGAAGATAAACCTTCATTTGATTCAATATATCAGCCTAAGATAAATAAAGATATAATACTTAATGAAGGAAGTAGGGATCTGTTTAATAGATTAGGTAAAGAAAAGTATATGGAATCTATTAAAAATGAAAAGAAACTATTGCTGACAGATACAACTATGAGAGATGCACATCAATCATTACTAGCTACAAGACTTAGAACATATGACTTATTAAAAGTAGCAAAACCAACTAATGAGTATATGAAAGATTTATTTTCTATTGAGATGTGGGGCGGAGCAACCTATGATGTTGCATATAGATTCTTAAAAGAATCTCCATGGATTAGACTACAAAAACTTAGAGAAGAGATACCTAGTGTATTATTCCAAATGTTATTTAGAGCATCAAATGGAGTTGGATATAAAAATTATCCAGATAACGTAATTGAAGAATTTATAAAACAATCAGCAGAACAGGGAATAGATGTATTTAGAATATTTGACTCTCTAAATTGGGTGGAAAATATGAAGCCATCTATATCAACAGCTTTAGAAACTGGAAAAATAGTAGAGGCTAGTATATGTTACACAGGAGATATATTAGATCCAACAAAGAATAAATATAATTTAGAATATTATATAAGAATGGCTAAAGAGCTAGAAGAATTAGGTACAGATATAATATGCGTAAAAGACATGGCAGGCTTACTTAAGCCATATTCAGCATATACTCTTATAAAAGAATTAAAAAATAATGTCAATACTCCTATACATCTTCATACACATGATACAAGTGGAAATGGTATTGCAACTTGCCTTATGGCATCTGAGGCAGGGGTGGACATAGTGGATGGAGCATTAGAAACTATGGCAGGTTTAACTAGCCAACCATCACTAAACGCTATTGTAGAAGCACTTAAAAATACTGAAAGAGATACTCAGATTAATTTATATGGATATGAAGAAATAGGAAACTATTATAAAGATTTAAGAAAAATATATTCTAGATTTGAAAGTGATTTATCAAATCCTTCTGCTGAAATATATAAATATGAGATACCAGGAGGACAATATACAAATCTAAAACCACAAGCTGATAGCTTAGGACTGTCAAATAAATTTGATGAAGTAAAAGAAAAGTATAAAGAAGCAAATGAAATATTGGGAGATATTATAAAAGTAACTCCATCATCTAAAGTAGTAGGAGACCTTGCTATATTTATGGTAAAAAATAAATTAGATAAGAATAACATAATAGAAGAAGGTGAAAAATTATCATTTCCAGATTCTGTATTAGACTACTGTAAAGGAATGATAGGTCAACCAGAAGGAGGAATACCAAAAGATATTCAAAGGGTAGTATTAAAAGGAGACACTCCGATAGAAGAAAGACCTGGTAAATTAATTCCAAAGGAAGATTTTGAAAGTATAAAAGCTGATTTAGATAAGAGATTCAAAATGAATACAAATATAAGAAATATATTAAGTTATACTTTATATCCAAAGGTATATGAAGATTACCTAAAACATCTGCAACTATATAATGATATATCAAAGCTAGATAGTCATGTGTATTTCTATGGATTAAATAAAGGTGAAGAGTGTGAAGTAGAGATAGAAGAAGGTAAAATACTTACTATAAAGTTAGTAGA
Encoded here:
- a CDS encoding pyruvate carboxylase, with the protein product MFKKFNKILVANRGEIAIRIFRACSELGIKSVGIYSKEDKYSLFRTKADESYLIGEDKGPIDAYLDIDSIIELAKKKNVDAIHPGYGFLSENPEFVKKCEKNGITFIGPSADIMNMMGDKINSKRIAKEVDVATIPGIDEPIKDVKRAKEIAKEIGYPIMLKASNGGGGRGMRVVYNESDLSIEYETACSESKKAFGEDMIFIEKYIANPKHIEVQILGDKYGNIVHLYERDCSVQRRHQKIIEYSPAFSLGDKLRENICNDAVKIAKHVGYINAGTLEFLVDDSGEYYFIEMNPRVQVEHTVTEMVTGIDIVQSQILIAQGYRLDSDEINIKSQEDVKLRGYSIQCRITTEDPKNRFMPDTGKIQVYRTGSGFGIRLDGGNGFAGANISPYYDSLLVKTISWDRTFKGAINKTIRSIKEFRVRGVKTNIGFLVNVLNNPIFVEGKCSTRFIDINPELFEIRESKDRGTKLLQFIGNTVVNENKCEDKPSFDSIYQPKINKDIILNEGSRDLFNRLGKEKYMESIKNEKKLLLTDTTMRDAHQSLLATRLRTYDLLKVAKPTNEYMKDLFSIEMWGGATYDVAYRFLKESPWIRLQKLREEIPSVLFQMLFRASNGVGYKNYPDNVIEEFIKQSAEQGIDVFRIFDSLNWVENMKPSISTALETGKIVEASICYTGDILDPTKNKYNLEYYIRMAKELEELGTDIICVKDMAGLLKPYSAYTLIKELKNNVNTPIHLHTHDTSGNGIATCLMASEAGVDIVDGALETMAGLTSQPSLNAIVEALKNTERDTQINLYGYEEIGNYYKDLRKIYSRFESDLSNPSAEIYKYEIPGGQYTNLKPQADSLGLSNKFDEVKEKYKEANEILGDIIKVTPSSKVVGDLAIFMVKNKLDKNNIIEEGEKLSFPDSVLDYCKGMIGQPEGGIPKDIQRVVLKGDTPIEERPGKLIPKEDFESIKADLDKRFKMNTNIRNILSYTLYPKVYEDYLKHLQLYNDISKLDSHVYFYGLNKGEECEVEIEEGKILTIKLVDIGDVKENGNRTVSFELNGMMRDIDIKDNNYSGNIKDIIKADMNDPMQIGASIPGKVVKILVKEDDEVKQNQPMIIIEAMKMETIIVAKADGIVKSIKVEEGELVRDKQLLITMKDK